A window of the Campylobacter massiliensis genome harbors these coding sequences:
- the rplJ gene encoding 50S ribosomal protein L10, with protein MTRNEKSEIISKLEAEFKENEAIIVCDYRGLSTKKLEALRDAARILNVKVQIVKNTLANIALNNIEKSGMVLKDTNIFIWGDQLSATKVAAKFEETNSELFKIKTAHIDGEVASVEKVKALSKMPSRDELLAMLLQVWNAPIQNFTIGLNALKEKKEKSA; from the coding sequence ATGACGAGAAACGAAAAATCTGAAATAATCAGCAAACTTGAAGCCGAATTTAAAGAAAATGAAGCGATTATAGTTTGCGATTATCGCGGTCTTAGCACTAAAAAGCTAGAGGCTTTGAGAGATGCGGCTAGAATTTTAAACGTAAAAGTTCAAATCGTAAAAAATACTCTTGCAAACATCGCTCTTAATAATATCGAAAAATCCGGTATGGTTTTGAAAGATACGAATATATTTATCTGGGGCGATCAGCTTTCAGCTACTAAAGTTGCGGCTAAATTTGAAGAAACAAATAGCGAGCTATTTAAAATCAAAACCGCTCATATCGATGGCGAGGTTGCAAGCGTCGAGAAGGTCAAGGCTCTATCTAAGATGCCTAGCCGTGATGAGTTGCTTGCGATGCTTTTGCAAGTTTGGAACGCGCCTATCCAAAATTTCACTATTGGACTAAATGCGCTTAAAGAAAAAAAAGAAAAATCAGCATAA
- the rplA gene encoding 50S ribosomal protein L1 has protein sequence MSKKTTKRFGKLLEKVDTTKTYSLAEAIDTVKLLKSAKFDETVEIALKLNVDPRHADQMVRGSVVLPAGTGKTVRVAVIAKDAKADEAKAAGADIVGSDELVEDIQKGIMNFDVLIATPNLMGLVGKVGRILGPKGLMPNPKTGTVTMDVAQAVNNAKSGQVNFRVDKQGNIHAGLGKVSFSKEQLNDNISTLIKAVNRQKPAAAKGRYIKSAALSLTMSPSVLLETQELMDLR, from the coding sequence ATGTCAAAAAAAACTACAAAAAGATTTGGTAAGCTACTTGAAAAAGTTGATACCACTAAAACTTACTCTTTAGCAGAAGCTATCGATACTGTAAAATTACTAAAAAGCGCTAAATTTGACGAAACAGTCGAAATAGCATTAAAACTTAACGTCGATCCAAGACATGCAGATCAAATGGTTAGAGGCTCAGTTGTCCTTCCTGCGGGAACCGGCAAAACCGTTCGCGTAGCAGTTATAGCAAAGGATGCGAAAGCCGACGAAGCAAAAGCTGCCGGTGCTGATATAGTCGGTAGCGATGAACTTGTCGAAGATATCCAAAAGGGAATTATGAATTTTGACGTTCTTATTGCCACTCCAAATTTAATGGGCTTGGTTGGTAAAGTAGGACGAATTTTGGGGCCAAAAGGTCTTATGCCAAACCCAAAAACAGGCACTGTTACTATGGATGTAGCTCAGGCGGTTAATAACGCAAAAAGTGGTCAAGTTAATTTCCGCGTAGATAAGCAAGGAAATATACACGCCGGCCTTGGTAAAGTTAGCTTTTCAAAAGAGCAGTTAAACGATAATATTTCAACCCTTATCAAGGCAGTAAATAGACAAAAACCTGCGGCAGCAAAAGGTAGATATATTAAGAGCGCCGCTTTATCATTAACTATGAGCCCTTCTGTTCTGCTTGAGACTCAAGAGCTTATGGATCTACGCTAA
- the rpoB gene encoding DNA-directed RNA polymerase subunit beta, producing MLNSLYSGNRLRVDFSNVTKEIDVPNLLQLQKKSFDQFLNVDKNQGESGIEKVFKSIFPIHDPQNRLSLEYVSSEIGKPKYTIRECMERGLTYSVNLKMKIRLIVHERDEKTGEKIGIKDIKEQEIFVREIPLMTDRISFIINGVERVVVNQLHRSPGVIFKEEESPTVVNKLIYTAQIIPDRGSWLYFEYDTKDVLYVRINKRRKVPVTILFRALGYKKQDIIKLFYPIQTLTIKNNKFLTPFNPDDYQGRVEYDIKDEEGNVLHEAGKRLTKKKADKIIADGVKFVEYPTEILVNRFLAHPVIDKNSGEVLYDTLAQLDENKLVKILADQESIEIANDLAAGVDDAIINSFIADNETLKLLRQTENVDDENDLAAIRIYKVMRPGEPVVKDAARAFVNDLFFNPERYDLTGVGRMKMNHKLALEVPEYVTVLTNEDIIKTAKYLIKVKNGQGHIDDRDHLGNRRIRSIGELLANELHLGFVKMQKAIRDKFTTLGNTEEIMPYDLVNPKMITTTIMEFFTGGQLSQFMDQTNPLSEVTHKRRLSALGEGGLVKDRAGFEVRDVHPTHYGRICPVETPEGQNIGLINTLSTYAKVNNLGFVEAPYKKVVDGKVTDEIVYLTATQEENLVIAPASTVLDESGYIVEDLIEARQDGEMILAKREDVKLIDLCSGMIAGVAASLIPFLEHDDANRALMGSNMQRQAVPLLRSSAPIVGTGMESTVARDAWEAIKARRAGVVEKVDNKNIFILGEDEAGPYIDHYSMEKNLRTNQNTTFSQHPIVKKGESVAAGQIIADGPSMERGELAIGKNALIAFMPWNGYNYEDAIVISEKMIREDAFTSVHIYEKEIEARELKDGVEEITKDIPNIKEEDLLHLDDSGIIKIGTQVKPGMILVGKVSPKGEVKPTPEERLLRAIFGEKAGHVVNKSLYATASMEGVVVDVKIFTKKGHEKDNRSNKVYEEEKAAFEKEHHDRLLMLDREEMLKVGALLCKTPLSSAQTIGKKTYKKGEKIDKEEFENINRFTLSAIVKGFSKDVQKSYDDIKNHFQNEKKKLKEEHDAKMEILEKDDILPSGVVKLVKVYIATKRKLKVGDKMAGRHGNKGIVSNIVPEVDMPYLPSGQPVDIVLNPLGVPSRMNIGQILESHLGLVGYRLGEQINQIFQEKKGEWIKELRAKMIEIASASKFMDAKKTLGKMSEEQLLDYARDWANGVKFATPIFEGVRVDELMKLFELAKIDMDGKTELYDGRTGSKIKERVNVGCMYMLKLHHLVDEKVHARSTGPYSLVTQQPVGGKALFGGQRFGEMEVWALEAYGAAHTLREMLTVKSDDVEGRLSAYKALTRGENVPETGIPETFFVLTNELKSLALDVEIYDEDENNE from the coding sequence ATGCTAAATAGTTTATACTCAGGAAATCGTCTTAGAGTTGATTTTTCAAATGTTACCAAAGAGATTGATGTTCCTAACCTGCTACAATTACAAAAAAAGAGTTTTGACCAGTTTTTAAACGTAGATAAAAATCAAGGCGAAAGCGGTATAGAAAAAGTTTTCAAATCAATATTTCCTATACATGATCCGCAAAACCGCTTAAGCTTGGAATACGTAAGCTCTGAAATCGGAAAACCAAAATATACGATCAGAGAGTGCATGGAGCGCGGGCTTACTTATTCTGTAAATTTAAAAATGAAAATAAGGTTGATCGTTCACGAAAGAGATGAAAAAACAGGTGAGAAGATCGGCATAAAAGATATAAAAGAGCAAGAAATTTTCGTTCGCGAAATTCCTTTGATGACGGATAGAATTTCGTTTATTATTAACGGCGTCGAGCGCGTCGTGGTTAATCAGCTTCACAGAAGTCCCGGCGTTATCTTTAAAGAAGAAGAAAGCCCGACGGTCGTAAATAAGCTTATTTATACGGCTCAAATCATTCCTGATCGCGGTAGCTGGCTATATTTTGAGTACGACACAAAAGACGTACTTTACGTACGTATAAACAAGCGCAGAAAAGTACCTGTAACTATCCTATTCAGAGCGCTTGGATACAAAAAACAAGATATTATTAAACTATTTTATCCGATACAAACGCTAACGATAAAAAATAACAAATTTTTGACTCCGTTTAATCCGGATGACTATCAGGGTAGAGTCGAATACGACATAAAAGACGAAGAGGGCAACGTTTTGCACGAGGCCGGCAAAAGACTAACCAAGAAAAAGGCCGACAAGATTATTGCCGACGGCGTCAAATTTGTCGAGTATCCGACTGAAATTTTGGTAAATAGGTTTTTGGCTCACCCGGTTATTGACAAAAACAGCGGCGAGGTGCTTTATGATACTCTTGCACAGCTTGATGAAAATAAATTGGTTAAAATTTTGGCTGATCAAGAGAGTATCGAGATAGCAAACGACCTAGCTGCAGGCGTGGATGATGCGATCATAAATTCGTTTATCGCCGATAACGAGACGCTAAAACTACTACGTCAAACCGAAAACGTCGACGATGAAAACGATCTTGCAGCAATAAGAATTTATAAAGTTATGCGTCCAGGCGAACCGGTTGTTAAAGACGCTGCTCGCGCTTTCGTAAACGATCTATTTTTTAACCCTGAAAGATATGATTTGACGGGTGTCGGTCGTATGAAAATGAACCACAAGCTAGCGCTTGAGGTGCCTGAATACGTAACGGTTTTGACCAATGAAGACATTATAAAAACGGCAAAATATTTGATAAAGGTCAAAAACGGGCAAGGACATATTGACGATCGCGATCATCTCGGCAACCGTCGTATACGCTCTATCGGCGAGCTTTTGGCAAACGAGCTTCACCTGGGCTTTGTAAAAATGCAAAAGGCTATCAGGGATAAATTTACGACACTGGGTAATACCGAAGAGATTATGCCTTACGATTTGGTTAATCCAAAAATGATAACCACGACGATAATGGAATTTTTCACCGGCGGTCAGTTGAGCCAGTTTATGGATCAGACCAACCCGCTTAGCGAAGTTACTCATAAACGCAGACTTTCGGCACTTGGCGAAGGTGGTCTTGTTAAAGATAGAGCCGGCTTTGAGGTGCGCGACGTTCACCCGACTCACTACGGTAGAATTTGTCCGGTAGAGACTCCGGAGGGTCAAAATATCGGTCTTATCAACACCCTTTCTACTTATGCAAAGGTAAATAATCTAGGCTTTGTTGAAGCTCCGTATAAAAAAGTCGTAGATGGCAAGGTAACCGATGAGATCGTTTATCTAACGGCGACTCAAGAGGAAAATTTGGTCATCGCTCCAGCTTCGACGGTGCTTGACGAGAGCGGCTATATAGTAGAGGATTTGATCGAAGCTAGACAAGACGGCGAGATGATACTAGCTAAACGCGAGGACGTTAAACTCATCGACCTTTGCTCCGGCATGATAGCTGGAGTTGCGGCATCGCTTATTCCGTTTTTGGAACACGACGACGCAAACCGCGCCCTAATGGGATCAAACATGCAACGCCAAGCGGTACCGCTACTTCGCTCATCCGCTCCTATCGTAGGTACGGGTATGGAGAGCACCGTAGCTCGCGACGCATGGGAGGCGATCAAGGCCAGACGCGCGGGAGTGGTTGAAAAGGTGGACAATAAAAATATCTTTATCCTCGGCGAAGACGAGGCTGGTCCGTATATCGATCACTACTCTATGGAGAAAAATTTAAGAACCAACCAAAATACGACCTTTTCTCAGCATCCTATCGTTAAAAAAGGTGAAAGCGTAGCGGCTGGACAGATCATAGCCGACGGTCCGTCTATGGAGCGCGGCGAGCTGGCTATCGGTAAAAACGCCCTTATAGCTTTCATGCCGTGGAACGGTTATAACTACGAGGACGCGATAGTAATTAGCGAAAAAATGATCCGAGAGGATGCATTTACGAGCGTGCACATTTACGAAAAAGAGATCGAAGCGCGCGAGCTAAAAGACGGCGTTGAGGAGATTACTAAAGACATCCCGAATATCAAAGAGGAAGATCTGCTTCATCTTGATGATAGCGGTATAATAAAAATCGGCACGCAGGTAAAACCCGGCATGATTCTAGTCGGTAAGGTTTCTCCAAAAGGCGAGGTTAAGCCGACGCCTGAGGAGCGCTTGCTTCGCGCGATTTTTGGAGAAAAAGCCGGTCACGTGGTAAATAAATCCCTTTACGCGACGGCCTCTATGGAAGGCGTCGTCGTAGACGTTAAAATTTTTACTAAAAAAGGCCACGAAAAAGATAATCGCTCAAATAAAGTTTATGAAGAAGAAAAAGCGGCTTTTGAAAAAGAACACCATGATAGACTCTTGATGCTAGACCGCGAAGAGATGCTAAAAGTGGGCGCTCTGCTTTGCAAAACGCCTTTAAGCTCGGCTCAAACTATCGGTAAAAAAACCTATAAAAAAGGCGAAAAGATCGATAAAGAGGAGTTTGAAAACATCAACCGCTTTACTCTAAGCGCGATCGTTAAAGGCTTTTCAAAAGACGTTCAAAAATCATACGATGACATAAAAAATCATTTCCAAAACGAGAAGAAAAAGCTCAAAGAAGAGCATGACGCGAAGATGGAAATTTTAGAAAAAGACGACATCTTGCCAAGCGGCGTAGTTAAGCTCGTCAAAGTCTACATTGCGACCAAGCGCAAGCTAAAAGTAGGCGATAAGATGGCGGGCCGCCACGGAAACAAAGGTATCGTCTCAAACATCGTCCCAGAAGTCGATATGCCGTATCTACCGAGCGGTCAGCCGGTCGATATCGTGTTAAATCCGTTAGGCGTTCCTAGTCGTATGAATATCGGTCAAATTTTAGAAAGCCACTTGGGGCTTGTCGGCTACCGCTTGGGCGAGCAGATAAATCAAATTTTCCAAGAGAAAAAAGGCGAGTGGATAAAAGAGCTACGAGCTAAAATGATCGAGATAGCTTCGGCATCTAAATTTATGGATGCTAAAAAGACTCTAGGCAAAATGAGCGAAGAGCAGCTTTTGGATTACGCTAGAGATTGGGCTAACGGCGTCAAATTTGCCACGCCTATATTTGAGGGCGTAAGGGTTGATGAGCTAATGAAACTATTTGAGCTAGCTAAGATCGATATGGACGGCAAGACCGAGCTTTACGACGGACGCACGGGCTCAAAGATCAAAGAACGCGTAAACGTCGGATGTATGTATATGCTAAAGCTTCACCACCTAGTCGACGAAAAAGTCCACGCTAGAAGTACGGGACCGTACAGCCTTGTTACTCAGCAGCCGGTCGGCGGTAAGGCGCTATTTGGCGGACAAAGATTCGGAGAGATGGAGGTTTGGGCGCTTGAGGCATACGGCGCGGCTCATACGCTTCGCGAGATGCTAACGGTCAAATCAGACGACGTCGAGGGACGCTTGTCTGCGTATAAAGCCCTAACTAGAGGCGAGAATGTGCCTGAAACTGGTATTCCTGAGACATTTTTCGTTCTAACAAACGAGCTAAAATCATTGGCGCTTGATGTCGAGATATACGATGAGGATGAAAATAATGAGTGA
- the nusG gene encoding transcription termination/antitermination protein NusG, translating into MMAHKWYAIQTYAGSEMSVKRAIENLVRDNHIEEQLKEIIVPTEDVIEIKNGKKKINERSLYPGYAFAHLDLDTALWHKIQSLPKVGRFIGEAKKPTPLSEKDINLILEKVQKRAAPKPKIFFDNGENVRITEGPFANFTGIVEEYDMIHGKLRLNVSIFGRSTPVEILYSQVEKIV; encoded by the coding sequence ATTATGGCACATAAATGGTATGCAATTCAAACTTATGCCGGTAGTGAAATGAGTGTAAAAAGAGCTATTGAAAATCTGGTTAGAGATAATCACATTGAAGAACAACTAAAAGAGATAATAGTTCCTACTGAAGATGTAATAGAAATCAAAAACGGTAAGAAAAAAATAAACGAAAGAAGTCTTTATCCGGGATATGCTTTTGCGCATCTTGATTTGGATACAGCTCTTTGGCACAAAATTCAGTCTCTTCCTAAGGTCGGTAGATTTATAGGCGAGGCAAAAAAACCTACGCCGTTAAGCGAAAAAGATATAAATTTAATTTTAGAAAAAGTCCAAAAGCGAGCTGCTCCTAAACCAAAAATTTTCTTTGATAATGGAGAAAATGTTCGTATTACAGAAGGACCTTTCGCGAATTTTACCGGTATAGTAGAAGAGTACGATATGATACATGGAAAACTAAGACTAAATGTTTCGATATTTGGCAGAAGTACTCCAGTTGAGATTTTATATTCACAAGTCGAGAAGATAGTATAA
- the rpmG gene encoding 50S ribosomal protein L33, whose product MAKGNRIKVGLKCSESGDINYTTVKNSKTTTEKLELKKYCPRLKKHTVHKEVKLKS is encoded by the coding sequence ATGGCAAAAGGTAATAGAATAAAAGTCGGTCTTAAATGTTCTGAATCAGGTGATATAAATTACACTACAGTAAAAAACAGCAAGACAACAACTGAAAAATTAGAACTAAAAAAATATTGCCCAAGATTAAAAAAACATACTGTTCATAAAGAAGTTAAGTTAAAGAGCTAA
- the rplL gene encoding 50S ribosomal protein L7/L12, which yields MAITKEDVLEFISNLSVLELSELVKEFEEKFGVSAAPVMVAGGAAAGGAADAAEEKTEFNVVLVDGGDKKINVIKVVRALTGLGLKEAKDAVEQTPSVIKEGVSKDEAEAAKKELEEAGAKVELK from the coding sequence ATGGCAATTACTAAAGAGGACGTATTAGAATTTATCTCTAATCTTTCAGTATTAGAGCTAAGCGAACTAGTAAAAGAATTTGAAGAGAAATTCGGCGTAAGCGCTGCTCCGGTAATGGTAGCAGGCGGCGCAGCAGCAGGCGGCGCAGCCGATGCGGCTGAAGAGAAAACAGAATTTAACGTTGTTCTAGTCGACGGCGGCGACAAGAAAATTAACGTTATTAAAGTTGTTCGCGCTCTTACAGGCCTTGGCCTCAAAGAGGCTAAAGACGCAGTTGAGCAAACTCCTTCTGTTATCAAAGAGGGCGTTAGCAAAGACGAGGCTGAAGCAGCTAAAAAAGAGCTTGAAGAAGCTGGCGCTAAAGTCGAACTTAAATAA
- the secE gene encoding preprotein translocase subunit SecE: protein MEKIINYIKLSRAEIGKVIFPVKEQIRNAFITVFAVVAIVSLFLALVDAIMSFSLSKLI, encoded by the coding sequence ATGGAAAAAATAATAAATTATATAAAGCTTTCTCGCGCTGAGATTGGAAAGGTAATTTTTCCCGTCAAAGAGCAAATAAGAAATGCTTTTATAACAGTTTTTGCCGTAGTGGCTATTGTTTCGCTCTTTTTAGCTCTTGTTGATGCAATTATGTCTTTTTCTCTTTCAAAGCTGATTTAA
- the rplK gene encoding 50S ribosomal protein L11 translates to MAKKVIGEIKLHIAAAKANPSPPVGPALGQQGVNIMEFCKAFNERTKDMAGFRVPVVITVYADRSFTFITKQPPATDLIKKAAGIEKGSDNPLKNKVAKLTKAQVLEIVEKKIADLNTKDREQAAKIIAGSARSIGITVVD, encoded by the coding sequence ATGGCTAAAAAAGTTATAGGCGAAATTAAATTACATATTGCTGCCGCAAAAGCAAACCCAAGCCCTCCGGTAGGTCCGGCACTTGGTCAGCAAGGCGTTAATATTATGGAATTTTGTAAAGCATTTAACGAAAGAACAAAAGATATGGCTGGCTTTAGGGTTCCAGTTGTTATTACTGTTTATGCAGATAGAAGCTTTACATTTATCACAAAACAGCCGCCTGCTACGGATTTGATTAAAAAAGCTGCAGGCATAGAAAAAGGTTCGGATAATCCGTTAAAAAACAAAGTAGCTAAGCTTACAAAAGCTCAGGTGCTTGAAATAGTTGAGAAAAAAATTGCCGACTTAAATACTAAAGATAGAGAGCAAGCAGCTAAAATTATTGCTGGCTCAGCTCGTTCAATAGGAATTACGGTAGTAGATTAA